The following are from one region of the Ananas comosus cultivar F153 linkage group 20, ASM154086v1, whole genome shotgun sequence genome:
- the LOC109725355 gene encoding protein FLOURY 1-like, with protein MQFRGDFLFFLGLVFGFSALLWGPHEWGFGFAHNLFVGLPLLVLGSRVRGLSRRCDEFEGILGNFRNSSRNRRSGLCLDGGVCALCGLKISSWKGFNGGNCITCIRMRDLLRDFEEKEGDEDEGGERGDFDEDKKEEDMVFKLRKVIERERKLREEALEELEKERKAASSAADEAMAKILRLQDEKALIEREARQYREIAEQKQMYDQQVIESLRGVVSWLEATMDEVLSYESPQIILSSRKRKCVEN; from the coding sequence ATGCAATTCCGCGGCgatttcctcttcttcctcggATTGGTTTTCGGGTTCTCCGCGCTTCTTTGGGGACCTCATGAGTGGGGATTTGGGTTTGCCCACAACCTGTTTGTGGGATTGCCTCTGTTGGTTTTGGGCTCTAGAGTGCGGGGTCTTAGTCGCCGCTGTGACGAATTCGAAGGGATTTTAGGGAACTTTAGGAATTCATCGAGGAATCGGAGAAGTGGGCTTTGTTTGGATGGTGGTGTTTGTGCTCTGTGTGGCTTAAAAATCTCATCTTGGAAGGGTTTTAATGGAGGGAATTGCATTACTTGTATCAGAATGAGAGATTTACTTAGGGATtttgaagaaaaggaaggagatgaGGATGAAGGAGGAGAAAGGGGGGACTTTGATGAAgataagaaagaagaagacaTGGTGTTCAAGCTAAGAAAGGTGATCGAGAGAGAGCGAAAGCTTCGAGAAGAGGCGTTGGAGGAGTTGGAGAAAGAGCGGAAAGCGGCTTCTTCCGCGGCCGACGAAGCGATGGCGAAGATACTGAGGCTTCAGGATGAGAAGGCGCTGATCGAAAGAGAGGCTCGGCAGTATAGAGAGATCGCCGAGCAGAAGCAAATGTATGATCAGCAAGTTATTGAGTCGCTGCGGGGGGTTGTGTCGTGGCTCGAAGCCACAATGGATGAGGTATTGAGTTACGAAAGTCCACAGATAATCCTATCATCTCGCAAGCGAAAATGCGTCGAAAACTAA